CCATTTTTATCCAATGCCGGCTGAACGGGGATTTTCGAGAATTGCTGTGCATCGTAAACAGCCATTTGCTCACCGTGTAGATTCAGTGTTTGTTTAAAATATCCGTAGCGATACAACAAACCTACGGCAACCAGTTTTACTTTCATATCGCTGGCTTCTTTCAGGTAGTCGCCGGCCAAAATACCCAAACCTCCCGAGAAGATTTTCAGGCTGTCGTGCAAACCGTACTCCATACTAAAATACGAGATTCCAGGGCCTGCAAGCTCTTTACGATCATCAAGATATTGGTTAAACTTTGTATTTACTTCGTGCATTTTGGCTACGAACATTTCATCGCGTTCCAGCTCTTTAAAACGGTTGTAGCTCACCTGGTCGAGCAAAACAATTGGGTTATGGGCGCATTCTTCCCAAATTTCCGCATCTATCTGCTGAAATAATTCGCGTGCTTCTGAATTCCAAACCCACCAAAGGTTTTTTGAAAGATCGCGCAGTGGTGAAAGACTTTCCGGAACGTTAGACTCTACGATAATCCGTTTCCATACCGGCTCTCCCACAACCGGGTTCTTTATAAATTTTTTCTCTTCCATTTTCTTCTCATTAAATTAATTACAAACTATACCCATCGGGTAAGCTCATCGTTCTAACTCACTTAGAACGAGCTGCAAAAATAGATTATCATTTCAACAAATTGTTTGTTCTACAATTATCGTTAAGTGAATTTAATGTTAGCGACAAATCGTCTATTTCTTCTTTCGCAAAGCCGTTTTTTGCTTTTTTGTTTTTTGCAAACGGCGCAAATCGGCTTCCATTCTTTTTATCTTTTCTTCTTTTTCTTCTAATAATCGATGAAGCGAAGCAATTTCATTCTCCACTTCACTTTCCGGAACATTCGCATTTAACCGGATTTTAAAATCGCTCAGCACATTCATATAATTGATAAATGCCTCGTATGGCGAATCAAAATGGCTGTAAGATTTATGCGCATCACCGCCGGCAAAAAATTTGGTCGACATATAAAAGAAATGATCACTGGCCTGCAAATAATTCCAATCCTTCTGAAGAACACTGTCGGTACACCGGGCCATTTGTTCTTTCATGGCATACAGTTTTTCAAAGGCCTCTTTTTGCATCTCGTTACCCAGCCAGGCACTTAGATCGCGCTCTTCATCGGACCAGGAGATTGGATGTGGAACACTAACAACAGAAATCGGCTGAAGTTCATTAACAGCTTCGGAAGGAGTTGAAAACTTTAGCTTATCGCTTTTAACGATCTGTTCAGCCAAAGCTTTTAAGAAATCGAATATACCGGCTTCTTTTGGCTGTCGGGTTCCAAACGAATCGTAGCCCATAAACAAGTTTATTACCTCTTCTTTTTCACCAACGTTTTCGAGCCAGCTCACATACTTTTCTGCTGTCAACGGGTATTTATCCCATTTTGTGTCTGAGAATCGAAATCCAATATCATCACTCAGTTTGTAGTTGCGCATTAGCACTTTTAACCGCGGATTAATAGCGTTTACATACAGAAAATCGGGGCTTTTCCATCCGAGCACGTGCTTGGCTCCTTCGGTTAACATAGCCGAATAACCCAATTTGGCTACTTTCTCGCCAATTTCGTCGGAGTAAATCATTTCCGTATTTCGGAAAACACGAGGTTTCTGACCGAACAAC
This is a stretch of genomic DNA from uncultured Draconibacterium sp.. It encodes these proteins:
- a CDS encoding glycoside hydrolase family 57 protein is translated as MKSICLFFQIHQPFRHRRYRFFDIGNDHYYYDDYSNESIIRNIADKSYLPTNKLLLELANKLGDKFKVAFSITGVALEQFELYAPDVIESFQKLAKTGCVEFLAETYSHSLSSLKDIHAFTDEVKMHDDQIFRLFGQKPRVFRNTEMIYSDEIGEKVAKLGYSAMLTEGAKHVLGWKSPDFLYVNAINPRLKVLMRNYKLSDDIGFRFSDTKWDKYPLTAEKYVSWLENVGEKEEVINLFMGYDSFGTRQPKEAGIFDFLKALAEQIVKSDKLKFSTPSEAVNELQPISVVSVPHPISWSDEERDLSAWLGNEMQKEAFEKLYAMKEQMARCTDSVLQKDWNYLQASDHFFYMSTKFFAGGDAHKSYSHFDSPYEAFINYMNVLSDFKIRLNANVPESEVENEIASLHRLLEEKEEKIKRMEADLRRLQKTKKQKTALRKKK